In a single window of the Necator americanus strain Aroian chromosome X, whole genome shotgun sequence genome:
- a CDS encoding hypothetical protein (NECATOR_CHRX.G21446.T3) — MSSGGEEAQCVEAFKRMLYTMQNVRRKIVERILNDCEVDEVNVQALNEALHELTDSRTTGEMRHIATPTANFPINIRDEIRGLRKDCEFLRRLSNLTSTSTMIENALEELQLETILAPYHPEGPKKFDEELQEAERFLMDFVDSAYSGVKPLLVTDWDGTMKDYCSQYATNLQPVYSAVVMGRFAELFTRATAVLTAGPLRGPGILDLTALPINGPVLFSGSWGREWWLRGRRVVHEDGISEEGFDAIGRLSDEMNDLLEDSDFAQFALVGSGVQRKVDRLTLGVQTVFGHVPLELVLRYIDAVKERIHRVDPNNANLVLENSSPLEIEVCAHNSGAVWNKGDGVASLIESLHDSLKNGKVLVAGDTTSDLPMLQHAVSENPDGVMALFVGANKSLRESVQSIVGDESRICFVSCPDVVHAAFARVLAAKVELD, encoded by the exons ATGTCATCTGGTGGTGAAGAGGCTCAGTGTGTCGAAGCGTTCAAACGCATGCTCTATACG ATGCAAAATGTGCGTCGTAAGATTGTTGAACGTATTCTGAATGACTGTGAAGTGGACGAAGTTAACGTTCAAGCCCTGAACGAAGCACTACATGAATTAACAGACTCACGGACAACGGGAGAAATGCGGCACATCGCAACGCCGACGGCCAACTTCCCTATCAATATACGCGATGAGATACGTGGACTTCGT AAAGACTGTGAATTTCTCCGTCGTCTTTCGAATCTCACATCTACCTCGACAATGATCGAAAATGCTCTTGAAGAATTACAATTGGAGACGATTCTTGCTCCTTATCATCCAGAAGGTCCGAAAAAGTTTGACGAAGAGTTACAAGAAGCTGAAAG GTTCCTAATGGATTTTGTTGATTCTGCATATTCGGGTGTTAAGCCGTTGCTTGTCACTGACTGGGATGGTACTATGAAAGACTACTGTTCACAATATGCCACGAATCTTCAG CCTGTGTATAGTGCCGTCGTAATGGGTAGATTTGCCGAGCTTTTCACTCGAGCTACTGCTGTACTAACCGCTGGACCTTTGAGAGGGCCTGGAATTCTGGATCTTACCGCTCTCCCAATCAATGGTCCCGTGCTGTTCAG TGGATCGTGGGGTCGTGAATGGTGGCTACGTGGGCGACGTGTTGTGCATGAGGATGGGATCTCTGAAGAGGGATTTGACGCTATCGGCAGACTTAGTGATGAG ATGAACGATCTGCTGGAGGACAGTGATTTTGCTCAGTTTGCCCTTGTTGGTAGCGGCGTGCAGAGGAAG GTGGATCGTCTTACTTTGGGTGTGCAAACCGTTTTTGGTCATGTCCCTCTAGAACTCGTCCTTAGGTATATTGATGCTGTCAAGGAAAGGATCCATCGTGTAGATCCAAACAATGCT AACCTTGTTTTGGAGAACTCTTCACCGTTGGAGATTGAGGTCTGTGCGCATAATTCAG GAGCTGTATGGAACAAGGGCGATGGAGTGGCGTCATTAATCGAATCGCTTCATGATTCCTTGAAGAACGGGAAAGTTCTGGTAGCTGGAGACACAACTAGCGATTTACCAATGCTGCAGCATGCAGTATCAGAGAATCCAGAT GGTGTAATGGCACTATTCGTTGGTGCCAACAAATCGTTGCGGGAGTCTGTGCAATCGATCGTTGGCGATGAATCAAGAATCTGTTTTGTGTCATGTCCGGATGTAGTTCACGCTGCATTTGCACGTGTACTAGCAGCCAAAGTTGAGTTGGATTAA
- a CDS encoding hypothetical protein (NECATOR_CHRX.G21446.T1) — translation MSSGGEEAQCVEAFKRMLYTMQNVRRKIVERILNDCEVDEVNVQALNEALHELTDSRTTGEMRHIATPTANFPINIRDEIRGLRDAVILSSSAPDTRRVPPRKWLSFSSRALIVMQKDCEFLRRLSNLTSTSTMIENALEELQLETILAPYHPEGPKKFDEELQEAERFLMDFVDSAYSGVKPLLVTDWDGTMKDYCSQYATNLQPVYSAVVMGRFAELFTRATAVLTAGPLRGPGILDLTALPINGPVLFSGSWGREWWLRGRRVVHEDGISEEGFDAIGRLSDEMNDLLEDSDFAQFALVGSGVQRKVDRLTLGVQTVFGHVPLELVLRYIDAVKERIHRVDPNNANLVLENSSPLEIEVCAHNSGAVWNKGDGVASLIESLHDSLKNGKVLVAGDTTSDLPMLQHAVSENPDGVMALFVGANKSLRESVQSIVGDESRICFVSCPDVVHAAFARVLAAKVELD, via the exons ATGTCATCTGGTGGTGAAGAGGCTCAGTGTGTCGAAGCGTTCAAACGCATGCTCTATACG ATGCAAAATGTGCGTCGTAAGATTGTTGAACGTATTCTGAATGACTGTGAAGTGGACGAAGTTAACGTTCAAGCCCTGAACGAAGCACTACATGAATTAACAGACTCACGGACAACGGGAGAAATGCGGCACATCGCAACGCCGACGGCCAACTTCCCTATCAATATACGCGATGAGATACGTGGACTTCGT GATGCCGTTATATTGTCCAGCTCAGCTCCAGACACGCGACGCGTACCCCCCAGAAAATGGTTATCGTTTAGTTCACGCGCTCTTATAGTGATGCAG AAAGACTGTGAATTTCTCCGTCGTCTTTCGAATCTCACATCTACCTCGACAATGATCGAAAATGCTCTTGAAGAATTACAATTGGAGACGATTCTTGCTCCTTATCATCCAGAAGGTCCGAAAAAGTTTGACGAAGAGTTACAAGAAGCTGAAAG GTTCCTAATGGATTTTGTTGATTCTGCATATTCGGGTGTTAAGCCGTTGCTTGTCACTGACTGGGATGGTACTATGAAAGACTACTGTTCACAATATGCCACGAATCTTCAG CCTGTGTATAGTGCCGTCGTAATGGGTAGATTTGCCGAGCTTTTCACTCGAGCTACTGCTGTACTAACCGCTGGACCTTTGAGAGGGCCTGGAATTCTGGATCTTACCGCTCTCCCAATCAATGGTCCCGTGCTGTTCAG TGGATCGTGGGGTCGTGAATGGTGGCTACGTGGGCGACGTGTTGTGCATGAGGATGGGATCTCTGAAGAGGGATTTGACGCTATCGGCAGACTTAGTGATGAG ATGAACGATCTGCTGGAGGACAGTGATTTTGCTCAGTTTGCCCTTGTTGGTAGCGGCGTGCAGAGGAAG GTGGATCGTCTTACTTTGGGTGTGCAAACCGTTTTTGGTCATGTCCCTCTAGAACTCGTCCTTAGGTATATTGATGCTGTCAAGGAAAGGATCCATCGTGTAGATCCAAACAATGCT AACCTTGTTTTGGAGAACTCTTCACCGTTGGAGATTGAGGTCTGTGCGCATAATTCAG GAGCTGTATGGAACAAGGGCGATGGAGTGGCGTCATTAATCGAATCGCTTCATGATTCCTTGAAGAACGGGAAAGTTCTGGTAGCTGGAGACACAACTAGCGATTTACCAATGCTGCAGCATGCAGTATCAGAGAATCCAGAT GGTGTAATGGCACTATTCGTTGGTGCCAACAAATCGTTGCGGGAGTCTGTGCAATCGATCGTTGGCGATGAATCAAGAATCTGTTTTGTGTCATGTCCGGATGTAGTTCACGCTGCATTTGCACGTGTACTAGCAGCCAAAGTTGAGTTGGATTAA
- a CDS encoding hypothetical protein (NECATOR_CHRX.G21446.T2) translates to MSSGGEEAQCVEAFKRMLYTMQNVRRKIVERILNDCEVDEVNVQALNEALHELTDSRTTGEMRHIATPTANFPINIRDEIRGLRKDCEFLRRLSNLTSTSTMIENALEELQLETILAPYHPEGPKKFDEELQEAERFLMDFVDSAYSGVKPLLVTDWDGTMKDYCSQYATNLQPVYSAVVMGRFAELFTRATAVLTAGPLRGPGILDLTALPINGPVLFSGSWGREWWLRGRRVVHEDGISEEGFDAIGRLSDEQMNDLLEDSDFAQFALVGSGVQRKVDRLTLGVQTVFGHVPLELVLRYIDAVKERIHRVDPNNANLVLENSSPLEIEVCAHNSGAVWNKGDGVASLIESLHDSLKNGKVLVAGDTTSDLPMLQHAVSENPDGVMALFVGANKSLRESVQSIVGDESRICFVSCPDVVHAAFARVLAAKVELD, encoded by the exons ATGTCATCTGGTGGTGAAGAGGCTCAGTGTGTCGAAGCGTTCAAACGCATGCTCTATACG ATGCAAAATGTGCGTCGTAAGATTGTTGAACGTATTCTGAATGACTGTGAAGTGGACGAAGTTAACGTTCAAGCCCTGAACGAAGCACTACATGAATTAACAGACTCACGGACAACGGGAGAAATGCGGCACATCGCAACGCCGACGGCCAACTTCCCTATCAATATACGCGATGAGATACGTGGACTTCGT AAAGACTGTGAATTTCTCCGTCGTCTTTCGAATCTCACATCTACCTCGACAATGATCGAAAATGCTCTTGAAGAATTACAATTGGAGACGATTCTTGCTCCTTATCATCCAGAAGGTCCGAAAAAGTTTGACGAAGAGTTACAAGAAGCTGAAAG GTTCCTAATGGATTTTGTTGATTCTGCATATTCGGGTGTTAAGCCGTTGCTTGTCACTGACTGGGATGGTACTATGAAAGACTACTGTTCACAATATGCCACGAATCTTCAG CCTGTGTATAGTGCCGTCGTAATGGGTAGATTTGCCGAGCTTTTCACTCGAGCTACTGCTGTACTAACCGCTGGACCTTTGAGAGGGCCTGGAATTCTGGATCTTACCGCTCTCCCAATCAATGGTCCCGTGCTGTTCAG TGGATCGTGGGGTCGTGAATGGTGGCTACGTGGGCGACGTGTTGTGCATGAGGATGGGATCTCTGAAGAGGGATTTGACGCTATCGGCAGACTTAGTGATGAG CAGATGAACGATCTGCTGGAGGACAGTGATTTTGCTCAGTTTGCCCTTGTTGGTAGCGGCGTGCAGAGGAAG GTGGATCGTCTTACTTTGGGTGTGCAAACCGTTTTTGGTCATGTCCCTCTAGAACTCGTCCTTAGGTATATTGATGCTGTCAAGGAAAGGATCCATCGTGTAGATCCAAACAATGCT AACCTTGTTTTGGAGAACTCTTCACCGTTGGAGATTGAGGTCTGTGCGCATAATTCAG GAGCTGTATGGAACAAGGGCGATGGAGTGGCGTCATTAATCGAATCGCTTCATGATTCCTTGAAGAACGGGAAAGTTCTGGTAGCTGGAGACACAACTAGCGATTTACCAATGCTGCAGCATGCAGTATCAGAGAATCCAGAT GGTGTAATGGCACTATTCGTTGGTGCCAACAAATCGTTGCGGGAGTCTGTGCAATCGATCGTTGGCGATGAATCAAGAATCTGTTTTGTGTCATGTCCGGATGTAGTTCACGCTGCATTTGCACGTGTACTAGCAGCCAAAGTTGAGTTGGATTAA